aaaaggctcctgaagctgaagaatccATTTCCAAACAATCCGACGCAGTGCCAGTTACTGAGACACCGGTTGGCGTGAGAAGAGGTCGGGGTAGGAAGAAGgctcctgaagctgaagaatccATTTCCAAACAATCCGACGCAGTGCCAGTTACTGTCGacgcaacaaaaataaatgaaaatttgcCTTTGGGGCTACCCACAATGCAAAACCATACACCGGTTGTCGTGAGAAGGGGTCGGGGCCGTAAGAAGGCTCCCGAAGCAGAAGATTCCGTTTTAAAACAATCCGATTCAGTGCCAGTAACTGTCGGAGAGACAGCAATAATGGATAATGCACTTATGgggcaaaccaaaatacaGAACAACACACCGGTTGGCGTGAGAAGAGGTCGGAGCCAAAAGAAGGCTCCTAAAGCTGAAGAATCCATTTCAAAGCAATTAGACCCAGTGTCGGTAAGTGATGGTGAATCAACAATCAATGATAAATTCAGTTTTGAAGAAATGGAGCAGGTGGCAAAGGACACAGCTGTGGTTGTAAGCAGGGGCCGAACGCAAAAGAAAGTGGCTGAGGTAACGCCTCCCAAAACAAGAAGAAGGCGTAAGATGATCGTGGACGCTAATGAAGATAAAAATGtggataaaattgaaattcctCATGAGACGAAACGGTCCAGACGTGTCGTGACGATAAAATAACTAAGGGGAACAGTTAAAAGGGGACGGTTGCTACCAAATAACgatgaacgaaacgaaaaaaaatctaagcGATGCAAGTATTTCTGACTCTACTACGACCGTAGTTAACAATTTTGCTGAAAATATTACTTCATTACCGAGAAGAATTTACACTTTCGCTTTCAATGGAACACAACTGTTAAAATTTTGCCCGTTTCCCCGTTTGATAgtcttttattttagtttatatCTTATCTATTGACGTTATCCTAATGATCGTGTTATTTCGTTTCTCCATAACTtgtaaaaactatttaaataaatcattataaTTCATAACTGTATAAAGTGTTACTTATATGGGACAGGTTGCATATTTATATGTTCTAAAAACAATCATTGTCTTTATTGTTATGTTAATAATATGATGTGTTAACATATGTTAATCATTTTCTAAATCTATGAACGCAGGACAAGCTAACCGTAGTGCGCTGATGTGCACCGTAGAGCGAGGAGTAGAGTGCGATAGTTGATTTGTCATACTGGCTCAGTTGCCTTTATTCAAGATTTATGCCAAACTAAAGGATTATGCGAGGATTATGATAATTTAGTAATTGGTTATCAACATTAATATAAGTTAAAGCCTCCTAAAAAGATGGATAATTTTGGAAGCGAATACTTAAATTGAGCACAacagaattcaattttcaaattgcttatttaaaaaatacgttacacTTCTTTGttatacaatttaattttcttaatattttattgtaattcttgaaataaacgtataaatatcaattttgaatgtgtttcGTAACGTGGGAATAAGTATTCGATTCCTTAATACGACATATAAACGACTTTTTAGAGGAaactcgagatacgcggatttctcTGGAACGCGTTATCCACGTATCTCGGGTATCGACTGTACTATACCAACggcattttaaaatcattcagACAAACGTTACCCGCTGTCATGTAAAGCTTATTTGACGCCAATTTACGGCTTGCTAGTTGGGAATGCGGAATTGGGTTTGCATTAGCATTGTGATCAGCTGTGAGTACGACGCGGGCATACAAGTTgctgtgttttcgttttgtgaaTGCTTCCAAGGGgagaaaagtggaaaacagATCGATTTGCGTTTGTGAAAACAATTTCTGGTTGGCAAGTTCTATGGAATAGGCGGCAAAGCAGTGTGCAAGTATTTATTGACACTTTTAACGCTGGCAGTAGCTGGGCGTTGAATTCCTTTGTCATCTTCGTAGAGATAGGTATGGTGTAGGAGCAGCCATTTACAAGCTGGCTTCTTCTTGCTGTTCGCAGTTATCGTTGGTCGCcgtcgctgtttttttttgtttatcaaagATATTTGTTTATCCTGCGTTATTCTCTAATTTGCTGTTGGTTTGAGTGGGTGCTTGTGcgcaaatataaaacaaaatggcctGGTCGCAAAAGCAATTCATATTCGCGCTTACTATGGTGGTAACGGGCTCGATAAACACGCTCAGCACAAAGTAAGTGAATGTTGTAGCAACTTCCCCAAGAAATGAACACGGgcaaattcaaaatgttttccaaataCGTAACCATTTTTCGATTGTATATTACAGATGGGCTGATAATATCGAATCCGAAGGCTCGGATGGACAAGTACGACGATTTGTGCATCCGTTCGTGCAGGCGTGTGCAATGTTTCTTGGAGAGTTTCTTTGTTTACTTACATTCAAAGCCGTCTACTATCATCTGCGCCGCAAGAACGTAAGTGGTCCTGTGAAAAACAACCCACAAGCTGTTTCTCAAACGGCAGAAACTGTTTGAGTACGGAAGCCAAGCCATCGAATCGAAATATTAGTATGAGTAGTTTTTGTGTTGAACCAAGCCATGAACTACTCATATGTTGATTGAAAAGCGTTCTAGGTTCGCTATGACGGATTCCATTATACTGTGAATACGCAAACGACCGCTTATCAGCATACATACGTCCCTCACGCCATACTATCATGCTCCTGTGCTGTGTTTCGTCTATGCTCCATAACAATGTTCCTGCAGTTCcttattctcttttttttattttcactgcaTTCCCGCATCCATAGAATGGTGCCGAAGATCGACATGATCTCGTACAAGGCAATCGTGAGTTCAGTCCCTTCATCTTATTTGTGCCGGCTATGTGCGATATGTTGGCGACCTCGATTATGTACGTTGGCTTGAATCTGACCTACCCCTCTAGTTTCCAATTGCTGAGAGGTAAGtaaggcttttgttttgaacacTCCTAACCAAACTACACGCACGTTATTGACAGCACAATATCGTAAAATAGTCCATATACAATGTGTCACATGAATAGTTCTTTGTTTAATTATGTATGCATACGGTGTTACAACAGTGACTCATACTTCATTAATTACACAaagtgaacattttttttacacgaaAGCTCTGtcttaaaaacatttttattctttttactACAcgattatcatcatcattgaaaAAATGCgacttttcctttttataatattaataacGGCCTCTCCATGGTGAACAACAGCTGAAGCCATTTAAAATCACCACCAAACCTTCGGCTACTTGTTGCGAAACCATAGTTATCATAGTATTGAATAACTCTCTCTATCTCCATCTTTCGCTCTTCCTGCTGACACGTTCTTTTTTACTTCCCTACCACAGGATCGGTCATAATCTTTGTTGCAATACTGAGTGTCGCATTCTTGAACCGTACGCTAGTGAAGCGCGAATGGTTTGGAATAGCCTTTATCATGGTCGGCCTGATCGTGGTCGGTATGTCCGATGTGCTATCGAACGATAATACGGGTTCACAGTACACCAGGAACAATGTCATCACTGGCGATCTGCTTATTATACTGGCCCAAATCATTACGGCGGTTCAGATGGTGTACGAGGAGTACTACGTCACCGCGTTAAACATTCCAGCACTGCAAGCAGTGGGATGGGAAGGCAAGCGCTTCATCCACCCCAATTGCATGTTCGATGAAGctaatatttccattttttgatTGCAGGGTTCTTCGGCTTTTCCGTGCTTGGTTCTCTCCTGCTGCCCATGTATTTTATTCACGTGATGTATCCGTTCAACAGCAATGCGCACGGTGTACTGGAGGATTTGCCTGATGCACTGGCACAGCTGGCAAACAATTATCAGCTAATTATTGCTATCAGCGGCATGATCGTATCGATCGCGTTTTTCAACTTTGCCGGCATTAGTGTGACGAAGGAAATCTCTGCTACCACGCGGATGGTACTCGATTCCGTCCGTACGCTTGTCGTATGGATGGTTTCGCTACTGTTGGTATGGCAAAAATTTCACTACCTACAGCTGATCGGGTTCGCTGGACTGTTGTTCGGCATGTGCCTGTACAATGATATTATCATTCTGCAAACGTATCGGCGCGCCAAGGTCGCTCTTTTGCTGCGCATTGGACGCCAGTCGACAGATAGAATGAGTGAAGTTA
This region of Anopheles marshallii chromosome 2, idAnoMarsDA_429_01, whole genome shotgun sequence genomic DNA includes:
- the LOC128707610 gene encoding solute carrier family 35 member F6, encoding MAWSQKQFIFALTMVVTGSINTLSTKWADNIESEGSDGQVRRFVHPFVQACAMFLGEFLCLLTFKAVYYHLRRKNNGAEDRHDLVQGNREFSPFILFVPAMCDMLATSIMYVGLNLTYPSSFQLLRGSVIIFVAILSVAFLNRTLVKREWFGIAFIMVGLIVVGMSDVLSNDNTGSQYTRNNVITGDLLIILAQIITAVQMVYEEYYVTALNIPALQAVGWEGFFGFSVLGSLLLPMYFIHVMYPFNSNAHGVLEDLPDALAQLANNYQLIIAISGMIVSIAFFNFAGISVTKEISATTRMVLDSVRTLVVWMVSLLLVWQKFHYLQLIGFAGLLFGMCLYNDIIILQTYRRAKVALLLRIGRQSTDRMSEVIINRQADEPDR